A region from the Corallococcus soli genome encodes:
- a CDS encoding ExbD/TolR family protein yields the protein MSEPAAPPTPAEADQLARMRYRRALARKKRKEREAASEVRELNITAMMDMMTIILVFLLKSFASSSASITASDDVRPPISSTRATPKDTVAVTITASHIMVGERKVVQLTNQAIPEAQLAPDKRLILGLDEQLKKEVKKLKYIAERNPTAPFSHELSIIADKAVPYDLLVSVLYTAGQNELENYRFIVLQGNPE from the coding sequence ATGTCCGAGCCCGCCGCGCCCCCGACCCCCGCCGAAGCCGATCAGCTCGCGCGCATGCGCTACCGCCGCGCCCTCGCGCGCAAGAAGCGCAAGGAGCGCGAGGCCGCGTCTGAAGTGAGGGAGCTCAACATCACCGCGATGATGGACATGATGACCATCATCCTGGTGTTCCTGCTGAAGTCCTTCGCGTCATCCTCCGCGTCCATCACCGCGTCCGACGACGTCCGCCCGCCCATCTCCTCCACGCGCGCGACGCCCAAGGACACGGTGGCCGTCACCATCACCGCGAGCCACATCATGGTGGGCGAGCGCAAGGTGGTGCAGCTGACGAACCAGGCCATCCCGGAGGCCCAGCTCGCTCCGGACAAGCGGCTGATCCTGGGGCTGGATGAGCAGCTGAAGAAGGAAGTGAAGAAGCTCAAGTACATCGCCGAGCGAAACCCGACGGCGCCGTTCAGCCACGAGCTGTCCATCATCGCGGACAAGGCCGTGCCGTACGATCTGCTCGTCAGCGTGCTCTACACGGCGGGCCAGAACGAGCTGGAGAACTACCGCTTCATCGTGCTCCAGGGTAACCCCGAATAG
- the pgeF gene encoding peptidoglycan editing factor PgeF: MSTPAFLTSALLPVPHGFATREGGVSQGPYASLNLGFSVGDERARVEENHRRLALAVGAKLGALGRVSQVHGDRVLEVRGEPDDVLRPTLGEADALWTQEEGSWVAVGTADCVPVLLVDPEGRRVAAVHSGWKGTDLEIGARTVEALVAKGSRPEQLLAAVGPCIQACCYEVSVELGERFRARFGPDVVREGVKPHLDLPRAVRASLLKAGLQAGHVDVLQVCTACDRERFFSHRRDAGLTGRHLNFVLHRFERPVPGRPFS, translated from the coding sequence ATGTCCACGCCCGCGTTCCTCACGTCCGCGCTGTTGCCGGTGCCGCACGGCTTCGCCACCCGTGAGGGTGGGGTGTCGCAGGGGCCCTACGCGTCGCTGAACCTGGGGTTCTCGGTGGGGGATGAGCGCGCTCGCGTGGAGGAGAACCACCGGCGGCTGGCCCTGGCGGTGGGCGCGAAGCTGGGCGCGCTGGGCCGGGTGTCGCAGGTGCACGGCGACAGGGTGCTGGAGGTGCGGGGCGAACCGGACGACGTGCTGCGCCCGACGCTGGGCGAGGCGGACGCGCTCTGGACACAGGAGGAGGGCAGTTGGGTGGCGGTGGGCACCGCGGACTGCGTGCCGGTGCTGCTGGTGGATCCGGAAGGGCGCCGGGTGGCGGCGGTGCACTCGGGCTGGAAGGGCACGGACCTGGAGATCGGCGCGCGCACGGTGGAGGCGCTGGTGGCGAAGGGCTCGCGGCCGGAGCAGCTGCTGGCGGCGGTGGGGCCCTGCATCCAGGCGTGCTGCTATGAGGTGTCCGTGGAGCTGGGGGAGCGCTTCCGCGCGCGCTTCGGCCCGGACGTGGTGCGCGAGGGCGTGAAGCCCCACCTGGACCTGCCCCGCGCGGTGAGGGCGTCGCTGCTCAAGGCGGGCCTCCAGGCCGGGCACGTGGATGTGCTACAGGTGTGTACGGCGTGTGATCGCGAGCGGTTCTTCTCCCACCGCCGGGACGCGGGGCTCACGGGCCGGCACCTCAATTTCGTGCTACACCGCTTCGAGCGTCCCGTGCCAGGCCGGCCGTTTTCTTGA
- a CDS encoding TraR/DksA family transcriptional regulator: MSRAKDLVGIRELLQKRRKTTEEAQAGARRELMALKDQERDPEYEEQAQAELADYTLSTLIEAQRREIMLIDAALRRMDTDVFGECVDCGNEISMDRLEAMPFAIRCEEDAALHEQETRDAARHVGSLSL; encoded by the coding sequence ATGAGCCGAGCCAAGGACCTGGTGGGAATCCGTGAGCTTCTCCAGAAGCGCCGCAAGACGACCGAGGAGGCCCAGGCGGGCGCTCGCCGGGAGCTGATGGCGCTGAAGGACCAGGAGCGCGACCCCGAATACGAGGAGCAGGCGCAGGCGGAGCTGGCGGACTACACGCTCTCCACGCTCATCGAGGCCCAGCGCCGGGAGATCATGCTCATTGACGCCGCGCTGCGCCGCATGGACACGGACGTGTTCGGCGAGTGCGTGGACTGCGGGAACGAGATCTCCATGGACCGGCTGGAGGCCATGCCCTTCGCCATCCGCTGCGAAGAGGACGCCGCCCTCCACGAGCAGGAGACGCGTGACGCCGCCCGGCACGTGGGCAGCCTGTCCCTCTAG
- the topA gene encoding type I DNA topoisomerase, translating to MATRKKTQAAQTEAATEETTPKKAASKKPAAKKAPAKKAPAKKKTAAKKASAKKKTAARRRGADGEELPTVDADAEDAEEEVPERRGKGPHYLVVVESPAKAKTIKKYLGSGYTVKASVGHVKDLPKSKIGVDVEDDFKPEYTVIKGKEKVLNELKKTARTVDRVFLATDPDREGEAIAWHIKEELAHPDSLRVTFNEITKKAVQEAIANPRELNQDNYDSQQTRRILDRLVGYQISPLLWKKIRRGLSAGRVQSVAVRLIVEREAEIKAFTPEEYWTLDALVQGPQGPPPFKAKLSRVDGKKVELKDRATTDGLVAELKDAPFTVTKVDRKERRRNAPAPFITSKLQQEAANRLHFTAKKTMTLAQKLYEGVPLGEEGQTALITYMRTDSTRLSDDAVTQVREFIGQKYGADYLPPEPMVYKSRKSAQDAHEAIRPTSLEYPPERVRPFFDAMDESDMFRLYELIWNRFVACQMKPAVYDQTAADITAGRATFRASGSTLKFPGYLGVYGAGLTPEEESERDKAKAAGEDGAEDVVGELPPLNEGEVLALHKLLNEQHFTQPPPRFSEATLVKELEERGIGRPSTYAAILSNIQDKKYVEKLESRFRPTDLGQMTNELLVKHFPHELDVTFTASMEEKLDQISDGGASWKTVLHDFYGPFKETLEKAEAEMRDVKREEIKTDIACEKCGNPFVIKFGKMGHFLACSNYPDCKNTKDFKRDAEGKIVIVEEETTDEKCEKCAKPMVIKRGRFGRFMACSGYPDCKTSKPISIGVSCPECKVGYLTERRSGRGKIFFGCNRYPDCKFAAWDRPLPEACPQCASPYLLQKYSKRDGAYISCPNKECDYRREVVEQGVPGAPGEASAGAPAEAAAAPLPPSAA from the coding sequence ATGGCCACGCGGAAGAAGACACAGGCGGCGCAGACGGAAGCGGCGACGGAGGAGACGACGCCCAAGAAGGCGGCCTCCAAGAAGCCGGCGGCCAAGAAGGCGCCCGCCAAGAAGGCGCCCGCCAAGAAGAAGACGGCGGCGAAGAAGGCCTCGGCCAAGAAGAAGACGGCGGCCCGTCGCCGTGGCGCGGACGGCGAGGAGCTTCCCACCGTGGACGCGGACGCGGAGGACGCCGAGGAAGAAGTCCCCGAGCGCCGTGGCAAGGGCCCGCACTACCTGGTGGTGGTGGAGTCTCCCGCCAAGGCCAAGACCATCAAGAAGTACCTGGGCTCTGGCTACACGGTGAAGGCCTCCGTGGGGCACGTGAAGGATCTGCCCAAGAGCAAGATTGGCGTCGACGTGGAGGACGACTTCAAGCCCGAGTACACGGTCATCAAGGGCAAGGAGAAGGTCCTCAACGAGCTGAAGAAGACGGCCAGGACGGTGGACCGCGTGTTCCTCGCGACGGACCCCGACCGCGAGGGCGAGGCCATCGCCTGGCACATCAAGGAGGAGCTGGCCCACCCGGACTCCCTCCGGGTGACCTTCAACGAGATCACCAAGAAGGCGGTGCAGGAAGCCATCGCCAATCCGCGCGAGCTCAACCAGGACAACTACGACTCGCAGCAGACGCGGCGCATCCTGGACCGGCTCGTCGGCTATCAAATCTCGCCGCTGCTCTGGAAGAAGATCCGCCGGGGCCTGTCCGCCGGCCGCGTGCAGTCCGTGGCGGTGCGCCTCATCGTGGAGCGCGAGGCGGAGATCAAGGCCTTCACGCCCGAGGAGTACTGGACGCTGGACGCGCTGGTGCAGGGCCCGCAGGGGCCGCCGCCCTTCAAGGCGAAGCTGTCCCGCGTGGACGGCAAGAAGGTGGAGCTGAAGGACCGCGCCACCACGGACGGGCTCGTCGCGGAGCTGAAGGACGCGCCCTTCACCGTCACCAAGGTGGACCGCAAGGAGCGCCGCCGCAACGCGCCCGCGCCCTTCATCACCTCCAAGCTCCAGCAGGAGGCGGCGAACCGGCTGCACTTCACCGCCAAGAAGACGATGACGCTGGCGCAGAAGCTGTACGAAGGCGTGCCGCTGGGTGAGGAGGGCCAGACGGCGCTCATCACGTACATGCGCACGGACTCCACGCGCCTGTCGGACGACGCCGTCACGCAGGTGCGCGAGTTCATTGGCCAGAAGTACGGCGCGGACTACCTGCCGCCGGAGCCCATGGTTTACAAGAGCCGCAAGAGCGCCCAGGACGCGCACGAGGCCATCCGGCCCACGTCCCTGGAGTACCCGCCCGAGCGCGTGCGTCCCTTCTTCGACGCGATGGACGAGTCGGACATGTTCCGCCTCTACGAGCTCATCTGGAACCGCTTCGTCGCGTGCCAGATGAAGCCCGCCGTGTACGACCAGACGGCCGCGGACATCACCGCGGGCCGCGCCACCTTCCGCGCGTCCGGCAGCACGCTGAAGTTCCCCGGCTACCTGGGCGTGTACGGCGCTGGCCTCACGCCGGAAGAGGAGTCCGAGCGCGACAAGGCCAAGGCCGCCGGTGAGGACGGCGCCGAGGACGTGGTGGGCGAGCTGCCGCCCCTCAACGAGGGCGAGGTGCTGGCCCTGCACAAGCTGCTCAACGAGCAGCACTTCACCCAGCCGCCCCCGCGCTTCAGCGAGGCCACGCTGGTGAAGGAGCTGGAGGAGCGCGGCATCGGCCGTCCGTCCACGTACGCGGCCATCCTCTCCAACATCCAGGACAAGAAGTACGTGGAGAAGCTGGAGAGCCGCTTCCGCCCCACGGACCTGGGGCAGATGACCAACGAGCTGCTGGTGAAGCACTTCCCCCATGAACTGGACGTGACGTTCACGGCCAGCATGGAGGAGAAGCTGGACCAGATCTCCGACGGCGGCGCCAGCTGGAAGACCGTGCTCCACGACTTCTACGGGCCCTTCAAGGAGACCCTGGAGAAGGCCGAAGCGGAGATGCGCGACGTCAAGCGCGAGGAGATCAAGACCGACATCGCCTGCGAGAAGTGCGGCAACCCGTTCGTCATCAAGTTCGGGAAGATGGGCCACTTCCTCGCCTGCTCGAACTACCCCGACTGCAAGAACACCAAGGACTTCAAGCGGGACGCCGAGGGGAAGATCGTCATCGTGGAGGAGGAGACCACGGACGAGAAATGCGAGAAGTGCGCCAAGCCCATGGTCATCAAGCGCGGCCGGTTCGGGCGCTTCATGGCGTGCTCGGGCTACCCGGACTGCAAGACGTCCAAGCCCATCTCCATCGGCGTGTCGTGCCCGGAGTGCAAGGTGGGCTACCTCACCGAGCGCCGCAGCGGACGGGGGAAGATCTTCTTCGGCTGCAACCGCTACCCGGACTGCAAGTTCGCCGCGTGGGACCGGCCGCTCCCGGAGGCGTGCCCGCAGTGCGCGTCGCCGTACCTCCTGCAGAAGTACTCCAAGCGGGACGGCGCCTACATCTCCTGCCCGAACAAGGAATGCGACTACCGCCGCGAGGTGGTGGAGCAGGGCGTCCCCGGCGCTCCCGGGGAGGCCTCCGCGGGTGCGCCTGCCGAGGCAGCAGCCGCTCCGCTGCCCCCTTCGGCGGCCTGA
- a CDS encoding DNA-processing protein DprA — protein MADTDTGTLTAEHRACLALWAIPGLGPKTLDAVRAFAGGALSRLASAPVRDWVSDVPVPTAVRHRLAAVASLDDLASRVESACAVAGIRVAFAGMPAHPGRLVGLEDAPPLLFYRGEPGPPRRRLAMVGSRHPDQGFLPFARTFARQVAEAGVGVVSGAAEGVDRACHWGALDAGGETWAFLGSALDALDPAQARLLPHFLSRGGVFFSELPPGVRASTTTFPRRNRLIAGASDAVLVMRAGLESGSLYTADAARTQGRPVFALPGDVWQPAAAGCNALLADGRARACTSAEAICAVVGVHPARAVPAGREGGWWEALSVEARGAYGLLDRVPRSFDEVLAHSPLSPAALTSALVELELSGLVVQHPGKRYEKV, from the coding sequence ATGGCGGACACGGACACGGGCACACTCACCGCAGAACACCGCGCCTGCCTGGCGCTCTGGGCCATCCCTGGCCTGGGGCCCAAGACGCTGGACGCGGTGCGTGCGTTCGCCGGCGGGGCGCTGTCCCGTCTGGCGTCCGCCCCGGTGCGGGACTGGGTGTCCGACGTCCCGGTGCCCACCGCCGTCCGGCACCGCCTGGCGGCCGTCGCGTCCCTGGACGACCTGGCCTCGCGGGTGGAGTCCGCCTGTGCCGTGGCGGGCATCCGGGTGGCCTTCGCGGGCATGCCCGCCCATCCCGGCCGGTTGGTGGGGCTGGAGGACGCGCCGCCGCTGCTCTTCTACCGGGGCGAGCCCGGCCCTCCCCGGCGCCGGCTGGCCATGGTGGGCAGCCGGCACCCCGACCAGGGCTTCCTGCCGTTCGCGCGCACGTTCGCCCGGCAGGTGGCGGAGGCCGGTGTGGGGGTGGTGTCGGGCGCGGCGGAGGGGGTGGACCGGGCGTGCCACTGGGGCGCCCTGGACGCGGGCGGGGAGACGTGGGCGTTCCTGGGGTCGGCCCTGGATGCGTTGGATCCGGCCCAGGCCCGGCTGCTGCCCCACTTCCTCTCCCGGGGCGGGGTGTTCTTCAGCGAGCTGCCGCCCGGTGTCCGGGCGAGCACGACGACCTTCCCCCGGCGCAACCGACTCATCGCCGGAGCGTCGGACGCGGTGCTGGTGATGCGGGCCGGACTGGAGTCCGGGAGCCTGTACACGGCGGACGCGGCCCGCACCCAGGGCCGTCCGGTGTTCGCCCTGCCCGGGGACGTGTGGCAGCCGGCGGCGGCGGGCTGCAACGCCCTGCTGGCGGACGGGCGGGCCCGGGCCTGTACGTCGGCGGAAGCAATCTGCGCGGTGGTGGGCGTTCACCCCGCCCGGGCGGTGCCGGCGGGGCGTGAAGGAGGTTGGTGGGAGGCGCTGTCCGTGGAAGCGCGCGGGGCTTATGGGCTGTTGGACAGGGTTCCCCGGTCTTTCGACGAGGTGCTCGCTCACAGTCCGCTGTCCCCCGCCGCGCTCACGAGCGCCCTGGTGGAGTTGGAATTGTCGGGGCTGGTGGTCCAGCACCCGGGTAAACGGTACGAGAAGGTTTGA
- a CDS encoding tetratricopeptide repeat protein — protein sequence MPVRPFFFRLFAVVALCAPTACATTAASQAEVGRLEAELRTLRSSQAKLVERLERLETRDAVSRARSVAPATPAPVSSAKASDEPTGSEALGLPPSELAVVRLKPKKEPAPRIATAVAVVEPDQDQMEMFISPAEGSSGTASASPGRAEPPDKDPAILEAEYEHAVSLLRTGNVEGGVDQLTRFAETNPRHPRADNALYFTGLGQMGLQDPASAAKTFERLIKTYPAGDAILDGMLRLAECRVRLNQAVDARALYTRVVTQFPGTAAATQAEQRLAALSP from the coding sequence GTGCCGGTGCGCCCCTTCTTCTTCCGCCTGTTTGCCGTCGTGGCGCTGTGCGCGCCCACCGCCTGCGCCACCACCGCCGCCTCCCAGGCGGAAGTGGGGCGTCTGGAAGCGGAGCTGCGCACGCTGCGCTCCTCCCAGGCGAAGCTCGTGGAGCGCCTGGAGCGGCTGGAGACCCGCGACGCCGTCTCCCGCGCCCGCTCCGTGGCCCCGGCCACGCCCGCGCCGGTGAGCAGCGCCAAGGCGTCGGACGAGCCCACCGGCAGCGAAGCGCTGGGCCTGCCCCCGTCGGAGCTGGCGGTGGTGCGGCTCAAGCCGAAGAAGGAACCCGCCCCGCGCATCGCCACGGCGGTCGCGGTGGTGGAGCCGGATCAGGACCAGATGGAGATGTTCATCAGCCCGGCGGAGGGCTCGTCGGGGACCGCCTCCGCGTCGCCCGGCCGCGCGGAGCCGCCGGACAAGGATCCGGCCATCCTGGAAGCCGAGTACGAGCACGCCGTGTCGCTGCTGCGCACCGGCAACGTGGAGGGGGGCGTGGATCAGCTCACGCGCTTCGCGGAGACCAACCCCCGCCACCCCCGCGCGGACAATGCGCTGTACTTCACCGGGCTGGGGCAGATGGGCCTCCAGGACCCGGCCAGCGCCGCCAAGACGTTCGAACGGCTCATCAAGACCTACCCCGCCGGGGATGCCATCCTGGACGGCATGCTCCGGCTCGCGGAGTGCCGGGTGCGGCTCAATCAGGCCGTGGATGCCAGGGCCCTCTATACTCGCGTCGTCACCCAGTTCCCGGGGACGGCCGCCGCCACGCAGGCGGAGCAGCGGCTCGCCGCGCTCTCGCCGTAA
- a CDS encoding MotA/TolQ/ExbB proton channel family protein: MNPSVNALLSMVLAEAAPAASQPPSGGLVDFVFTAFEAGGHFMLVNLFWLFASLAVIGERAVTLLFRYRLNASAFIEQVHKMVRSGNLDRAVKFCGMAPRSPLARVIRAGLINANRGEVEVAKSVEEALAEYTPHVTRRVQWLWSLANIATLVGLVGTIVGLIGTFRALGNVPADQKQALLSNGISEAMYNTGFGLSIAVICIVAHLFFHTYAKNMVETVELNALKLENLLSRRGSLEVVPKDDDVRAAS; this comes from the coding sequence ATGAATCCCTCCGTGAACGCGTTGTTGAGCATGGTCCTGGCCGAGGCGGCTCCCGCGGCCAGCCAGCCCCCCTCTGGAGGTCTGGTGGACTTCGTCTTCACCGCGTTCGAGGCCGGCGGCCACTTCATGCTGGTGAACCTGTTCTGGCTGTTCGCCTCGCTGGCCGTCATCGGTGAGCGCGCGGTGACGCTGCTGTTCCGCTACCGCCTCAACGCGAGCGCGTTCATCGAACAGGTCCACAAGATGGTGCGCAGCGGCAACCTGGACCGCGCGGTGAAGTTCTGCGGCATGGCGCCGCGCTCGCCGCTGGCCCGCGTCATCCGCGCGGGGCTCATCAACGCGAACCGGGGTGAAGTGGAGGTGGCCAAGTCCGTGGAGGAGGCGCTGGCGGAGTACACGCCGCACGTCACCCGCCGGGTGCAGTGGCTGTGGTCGCTCGCGAACATCGCGACGCTGGTGGGACTCGTCGGCACCATCGTGGGCCTCATCGGCACCTTCCGCGCGCTGGGCAACGTGCCGGCGGACCAGAAGCAGGCGCTGCTCTCCAACGGCATCTCGGAGGCCATGTACAACACGGGCTTCGGGCTCTCCATCGCCGTCATCTGCATCGTGGCGCACCTGTTCTTCCACACATACGCGAAGAACATGGTGGAGACGGTGGAGCTGAACGCGCTCAAGCTGGAGAACCTGCTGTCGCGCCGCGGCTCGCTGGAAGTGGTCCCCAAGGACGACGACGTCCGGGCGGCGTCGTAG
- a CDS encoding LysM peptidoglycan-binding domain-containing protein, with protein MRSRILASLLVPLAVAPAWTAHAQQQDAQEEEPQSAGGETEGQDISDEAPERPTSVTLPPGAPQGRESAPGQVHTVEGGDTLWDLSQRYLGSPWYWPKVWSYNPQIANPHWIYPGNNVKFYPGGEEVPSRVEAGNLPTDDMEAPQDVSGASLVTVVGKIGYDPSSARPVTTKGFVTARELDEAGRIDGSPSEALMLSAPSRVYLRFKKRGAAKVGESYVVYHTVEPVTHPVTGAKAGFLTELLGTVQVTAINDDVVTARIMETWDPIERGNYVGPSSERLSERVAPKPNAKEIPGYVLTPMTAGQTVMSEHHFIIVDRGTADGVQVGNVFTIDRKGDPSLNVLGRRKTNPSEIKKGERAYPWEAVAQCMVTEVRERTSNCLITRSLVEISPGDRATMRKDGAPTASR; from the coding sequence ATGCGCTCCCGGATCCTCGCCTCCCTGCTCGTGCCCCTCGCCGTCGCCCCGGCGTGGACGGCCCATGCCCAGCAGCAGGACGCGCAAGAGGAGGAACCGCAGTCGGCCGGAGGTGAGACGGAAGGCCAGGACATCTCCGACGAAGCCCCGGAGCGTCCCACCTCCGTCACGCTGCCTCCCGGCGCCCCCCAGGGCCGCGAGAGCGCCCCCGGCCAGGTGCACACGGTGGAGGGCGGCGACACGCTGTGGGATTTGTCCCAGCGCTACCTGGGCAGCCCCTGGTACTGGCCCAAGGTCTGGTCCTACAACCCGCAGATCGCCAACCCGCACTGGATCTACCCGGGCAACAACGTGAAGTTCTACCCGGGCGGCGAGGAGGTCCCCTCGCGCGTGGAGGCGGGCAACCTTCCTACCGACGACATGGAGGCGCCCCAGGACGTGAGCGGCGCCAGCCTGGTGACGGTGGTGGGGAAGATCGGCTACGACCCGTCCTCGGCCCGGCCGGTGACGACCAAGGGCTTCGTGACGGCGCGTGAGCTGGACGAGGCGGGCCGCATCGACGGTTCGCCCTCCGAGGCGCTGATGCTGTCAGCCCCGTCGCGCGTGTACCTGCGCTTCAAGAAGCGCGGCGCCGCCAAGGTCGGGGAGAGCTACGTCGTCTACCACACCGTGGAGCCGGTGACGCACCCGGTGACGGGCGCCAAGGCGGGCTTCCTCACGGAGCTGCTGGGCACGGTGCAGGTCACCGCCATCAACGATGACGTGGTCACCGCGCGCATCATGGAGACCTGGGACCCCATCGAGCGTGGCAACTACGTGGGCCCCTCCAGCGAGCGGCTGTCGGAGCGCGTCGCCCCCAAGCCGAACGCCAAGGAGATCCCCGGCTACGTGCTGACGCCGATGACGGCGGGCCAGACGGTGATGAGCGAGCACCACTTCATCATCGTCGACCGCGGCACCGCGGACGGCGTGCAGGTGGGCAACGTCTTCACCATTGATCGCAAGGGCGACCCCAGCCTGAACGTGCTCGGGCGCCGCAAGACCAACCCGAGCGAGATCAAGAAGGGCGAGCGCGCCTACCCGTGGGAGGCCGTGGCCCAGTGCATGGTCACCGAGGTCCGCGAGCGCACCTCCAACTGCCTCATCACCCGCTCCCTGGTGGAGATCTCCCCGGGGGATCGCGCCACCATGCGCAAGGACGGGGCCCCCACCGCCAGCCGGTAG
- a CDS encoding ExbD/TolR family protein: MALYYSRRKLKPREEEEGGELNIVPYLDILMNLIIFMLLSITGLTAFGALNVSAPTYGGGASASAGQAEAEAPKLNLQVLISEKGLYVRGNGKEAAAPEGGAPTLPKLASGAYDYAALNAQLVKIKAEFPQETKVILVADPGVHYEALIHTMDALRETATPTNRKLLFPDVTLGTL, encoded by the coding sequence ATGGCGCTCTACTACTCCCGCCGCAAGCTGAAGCCGAGGGAAGAGGAAGAGGGGGGCGAGCTGAACATCGTCCCGTACCTCGACATCCTCATGAACCTCATCATCTTCATGCTGCTGTCCATCACGGGCCTGACGGCCTTTGGCGCGCTCAACGTGTCCGCGCCCACGTACGGCGGCGGTGCTTCCGCCAGCGCGGGACAGGCGGAAGCGGAGGCGCCCAAGCTGAACCTGCAGGTGCTCATCTCCGAGAAGGGCCTCTACGTCCGGGGCAACGGCAAGGAGGCCGCGGCCCCGGAGGGGGGGGCGCCCACGCTGCCGAAGCTCGCGAGCGGCGCCTATGACTACGCGGCGCTCAACGCGCAGCTGGTGAAGATCAAGGCGGAGTTCCCCCAGGAGACGAAGGTCATCTTGGTGGCGGATCCAGGCGTTCACTACGAGGCCCTCATCCACACGATGGACGCCCTGCGCGAGACGGCGACGCCCACGAATCGCAAGCTGCTGTTCCCCGACGTCACCCTGGGCACCCTGTAG
- the trmFO gene encoding methylenetetrahydrofolate--tRNA-(uracil(54)-C(5))-methyltransferase (FADH(2)-oxidizing) TrmFO — translation MSDVKQRVTVIGGGLAGTECAYQLARRGVPVVLREMKPHKRSPAHKSDSLAELVCSNSLRSDNPESAIGLLHAELRALGSLVLGSADLHRVPAGDALAVEREGFSREITTRLQSGVGVEVVGGEVERIPDEGVVVVATGPLTSDALTAELERHVGTKLYFYDSIAPILSGDSIDMDVAFRQSRYGKGGGDDYLNLPMTRDEYYRFVNEVKAGQKLVPHSFEEPKYFEGCLPIEVMAERGDDTLAFGPLKPVGLKDPRTGKDPYAVVQLRMEDKAGTAWNMVGFQTRLTWGEQKRIFMSCIPGLQNAEFLRMGQIHRNTFIDSPRLLAEDLSLKTERRVFFAGQVTGVEGYVESAACGYLVALAVHARLTGGTFVPPPATTALGSLYRHVTGEAHPPDHPHQPTNVIFGLFPPLSGRMKKADKRAAYSARAKQDLAAWLPHAGAPDSGAPQATDEQRSA, via the coding sequence ATGTCGGACGTGAAGCAGCGGGTGACGGTGATTGGCGGGGGCCTGGCGGGCACCGAGTGCGCGTACCAGCTCGCGCGGCGCGGCGTGCCGGTGGTGCTGCGCGAGATGAAGCCGCACAAGCGCTCCCCCGCGCACAAGTCGGACTCGCTCGCGGAGCTGGTGTGCAGCAACTCGCTGCGCTCGGACAACCCGGAGAGCGCCATTGGCCTGCTGCACGCGGAGCTGCGCGCGCTGGGCTCGCTGGTGCTGGGCAGCGCGGACCTGCACCGGGTGCCGGCGGGGGACGCGCTGGCGGTGGAGCGCGAGGGCTTCTCCCGTGAAATCACCACCCGGCTCCAGTCCGGCGTGGGCGTGGAGGTTGTCGGCGGGGAGGTGGAGCGGATCCCGGACGAGGGCGTGGTGGTGGTGGCGACGGGGCCGCTGACGTCGGACGCGCTCACGGCGGAGCTGGAGCGCCACGTGGGCACGAAGCTCTACTTCTACGACTCCATCGCGCCCATCCTGTCCGGGGACTCCATCGACATGGACGTGGCCTTCCGCCAGAGCCGCTACGGCAAGGGCGGCGGGGATGACTACCTCAACCTGCCGATGACGCGCGACGAGTACTACCGCTTCGTCAACGAGGTGAAGGCGGGCCAGAAGCTGGTGCCGCACAGCTTCGAGGAACCGAAATACTTCGAAGGGTGTCTGCCCATCGAAGTGATGGCCGAGCGCGGAGATGACACGCTGGCCTTCGGGCCGCTCAAGCCGGTGGGGCTGAAGGACCCGCGCACGGGCAAGGACCCCTACGCGGTGGTGCAGCTGCGCATGGAGGACAAGGCCGGCACGGCGTGGAACATGGTGGGCTTCCAGACGCGCCTGACGTGGGGCGAGCAGAAGCGCATCTTCATGTCCTGCATCCCGGGCCTCCAGAACGCGGAGTTCCTGCGGATGGGGCAGATCCACCGCAACACGTTCATCGACTCGCCGCGCCTGCTGGCGGAGGACCTGTCGCTGAAGACAGAGCGGCGGGTGTTCTTCGCGGGGCAGGTGACGGGGGTGGAGGGCTACGTGGAGAGCGCGGCGTGCGGCTACCTGGTGGCGCTGGCGGTGCATGCGCGCCTCACGGGGGGCACGTTCGTGCCGCCTCCGGCGACGACGGCGCTGGGGTCGCTGTACCGGCACGTCACCGGCGAGGCGCACCCGCCGGACCACCCGCACCAGCCCACCAACGTCATCTTCGGCCTGTTCCCGCCCCTGTCGGGGCGGATGAAGAAGGCGGACAAGCGCGCGGCCTACTCGGCGCGGGCGAAGCAGGACCTGGCGGCCTGGCTGCCACATGCGGGCGCCCCGGACTCGGGCGCCCCCCAAGCGACGGACGAACAGAGGAGCGCATGA